In Streptomyces erythrochromogenes, the DNA window CTGGCGCCGTGGGAGCCCCGGGCCCCGGTGAGCGCGACGACGGCGATACCGAAGACGGCTATCGCGCGGACATGACGAAACTTCACGTTCTACCCCGTTGGAATGTCAGGAACCGAAATACGCCCGCCTTGACGGGCACACGTCACCCTAACAGCGGATTCGGACAACTCGATTCCGCCGCGCCCACATCCGCCGCTCGGGCGACGGGGACGGGTTCAGCCGGGGTCGACGACGAGGTCGGCGCGGTGGCGGCCGGCGGCGACGAGGCGGGCGTTCGCCTCGTCCGAGCGGGCCACCCAGGCGCGTGCGCGGGCCGGTTCCTTGCCGTGGCGGACGTGCCGTTCGACCAGGCGCCGGACCCGCGCGTCCTCGTCCGGAGCGCAGTACCAGGCCTCGTCCAGCAGCGGCCGCACTCCGGCCCACTCCCCCGCGTCGTGCAACAGGTAGTTGCCCTCGGTGATGACCAGCGGTACGTCCGGAGCAACAGGGATGCTGCCCGCGATCGGCTCCTCGATGGAGCGGTCGAAGGCGGGCGCGTAGACGGTGGCACCGCCGGCGGCGGATGCGCGCAGCCGCGCCAGGAGCGATACGTAGCCGGCCGCGTCGAAGGTGTCCGGGGCCCCCTTGCGGTCGGCCCGCCCCAGGCGGTTCAACTCGGCCTGGGCGAGGTGGAACCCGTCCATCGGGACCACCACGGCCGTCCGCGGGCCGAGCGCTTCGGCGAGCCGGGCGGCCAGGGTCGACTTCCCCGCGCCCGGCGGCCCGGCCACGCCGAGGATCCGCCGACCGCCCCGGCCGGCCAGCTCGGCCGCCCTCACCACCAGCTCCGTCGTCGTCTGCACGTGCGTATCCTGCCCGAGGATCACGTACTGCGGGGGGGGGCGGGCCGGGCGGCGGCGGCGCGGTCGTCGCGTCTGCGCGCTCCACCGCCGCCCGGGGTGTTCAGCGGTGCGGCGTGTTCAGTGGTTCGCCAGGCCGGGGGTCAGCAGCGGGGGCAGGCGTCGCGGATCACGCGCCAGGTGAAGGTGACCGGGGCCGAGGCACCCGTGGCGTCCCTGGCGGTGACGGTGACGGTACGGGTTCCGCTGCCGCGCAGGACGCCCGAGATCAGGCCGGTCGAAGCGTTGATCGAAGTACCGAGGTGCAGGTTCGAGGCCGACCAGGTGTACGGCTTCACGCCGCCGGTGGCCGTCATCTGCAGGTAGGCGCTGTCCCACTGGAGGCTGACCTGGTTGCCGGGGTTGGCCACGACCGGGGCGGCCGCCACGTCTTGGATCGCGGGCGCGGCACCGACCTGCGGGGCGGCGAGGGCCGGTCCGGCAGGCGCGGCCAGGAGGGCTGCCAGGCCGATGGCCAGGGCCGCCAGTCTGCGCGGGGTGCGTAAGTGTGTGCTCAACAGGGCCTCCGAACTCGTCGGGTGGCGCGGGCGGTTCCGGCATGGGTCCCGGAAAGCCGTCAACACCCGTACTGGGTATGTGTGTTCGAGGTGCGATGGGGCGTCGGAATCATAGGCGGCCACGGCTGCGGCGTCGATGGCGCCGCACCGGGCGTTTCGCCCGGGAACGCTCCGCTAGGACGCGGGCTTCCAGCCCCAGGCCGTGAGCATGCCGGGGGACAGCCCGGTGCACCGGGGCGAATCCAGGTAGGCGACGGCCTCGTCCAGCCCTGCGTCGTCGACGAGGCCGGTCCCCACCATCGCCGCGCGGGCCCGCTCCCAGGTATCGGCCCAGAACCTGCTGATCGGGCTCCCCGGCAGGAGGGGTGGTACGTGGATCTCGGCCGCCACGGATTCCAGCCCCGCCCCCCGCAACAGCTCCGGGTGCCGGGGGACGTGGGAGACGTCCGTGCCGATGCTCTCGCGCAGCCCCTGCCACATGGCCCGCATGGCGCGGGTGTACGGCGTGCTGGGTGCGGAGGCGGTGGTGAGGTCGACCGCGTCGCTGACGACGAGTACGCCACCGGGGGCGAGGAGCCGGCTCAGCCTGGCGACCATGTGCTGCGGGGAGGGCAGGTGCATGAGCAGGAACCGCGCGTGGACCAGCCGGAAGGGGCCCGGGGCGAAGTCGTCGGCGGTGACGTCGGCCTGGAGCACGGTCAGTCCGGTCACGGGGTGCGCGGCGAGGAAGCGCACGTCGCGGTCCACGGCGAGGACCTCGGCGACGCCCGCTTCGGCGAGCAGGCGGCGGGCCACCGTGCCCGTTCCCGCTCCCACGTCCAGGCAGGTCCAGCCGGGTCCCGCCCCCAGCGTTCGGAGCCGGGCCATGGTGGTGTCGTCGTACGTGAGGGCGCCGAGGTCGATGCGGTCGCCCTCGCCTCCCTGGTCGGGCCGGAAGACCTGCTCGCCGTAGCGCCCCCCGCCCGGGGAGCCGGCACCGTCCGGTGACAGCCCTGTGTCAGCCATGGGGCAATTGTCCCCTCGATCGGCCGTGCGCGCGTGGCGTCGGGCCCGGCCGGGCGTACGCCGCGGTCGGGCGGCCGCGTCAGGCTCCGCCGCCCCGGGTCGACAGCGACGTGTGCCAGGCCGGGGGTTCGGCGGCGGGCTCCGGCGCGGCCCGCCGGCCGCCCGTGGCGAAGAACGCCGACAGCGGGAGCGTGGCCGCGCCGACCGTGACCGCGTCCGGTCCCAGCGCGCCGAGGCCCACCGTGACCCGTCCGGCCGGGTGGCGCAGGGAGTAGCGGGTCGCGTGCCGCCGGACCGAGGGCAGGACGTACGGGCCGAGCAGCAGCCCCGCCCAGCCGCCGATCAGGATCCGCTCCGGCTGGAACAGGTTGACCAGGTCCGACAGTCCGGCACCCAGGTACTCCGCCGTCTCCTCCAGGAGCTCCACGGCGACCGGATCCGCCGCTCGCGCCGCCGCGAGGAGCTCCGAGAGCGCCTCTTCCTCGTCCACCGCCCCGGGCCGCGCGGGGCCGCCGCCGCGCTCGACCCAGCGGGCCAGCAGCGACTCCGCGCCCGTATAGGCCTCCA includes these proteins:
- a CDS encoding nucleoside/nucleotide kinase family protein, with amino-acid sequence MQTTTELVVRAAELAGRGGRRILGVAGPPGAGKSTLAARLAEALGPRTAVVVPMDGFHLAQAELNRLGRADRKGAPDTFDAAGYVSLLARLRASAAGGATVYAPAFDRSIEEPIAGSIPVAPDVPLVITEGNYLLHDAGEWAGVRPLLDEAWYCAPDEDARVRRLVERHVRHGKEPARARAWVARSDEANARLVAAGRHRADLVVDPG
- a CDS encoding Ig domain-containing protein, which codes for MSTHLRTPRRLAALAIGLAALLAAPAGPALAAPQVGAAPAIQDVAAAPVVANPGNQVSLQWDSAYLQMTATGGVKPYTWSASNLHLGTSINASTGLISGVLRGSGTRTVTVTARDATGASAPVTFTWRVIRDACPRC
- a CDS encoding class I SAM-dependent methyltransferase, which encodes MADTGLSPDGAGSPGGGRYGEQVFRPDQGGEGDRIDLGALTYDDTTMARLRTLGAGPGWTCLDVGAGTGTVARRLLAEAGVAEVLAVDRDVRFLAAHPVTGLTVLQADVTADDFAPGPFRLVHARFLLMHLPSPQHMVARLSRLLAPGGVLVVSDAVDLTTASAPSTPYTRAMRAMWQGLRESIGTDVSHVPRHPELLRGAGLESVAAEIHVPPLLPGSPISRFWADTWERARAAMVGTGLVDDAGLDEAVAYLDSPRCTGLSPGMLTAWGWKPAS